AAATCCGCCGGCGACCGAGCCCCAAGCCAAAAGCCGAGAAAGCCTTGCCGGTCAAAGAGCCGCTCGTCGTTGAGAAAGTCGTCTCCCAAAAGCGACTATTCAAAAAAGTGGATGTCAAGCCGATCCAGATTTCGGAAAGGATCGTCGAGGCTCCCGCCGAACCGCAACCAAGTCGAACATCCAGCCGGAAGCCGCACCGCAAAGGCGGGGTGATGGCTGATCCGTTCAAGAAAAAGACCCGAGGCAGCCGCCCGGCATGGCTAGGCGAAAAAGTCAAGGTTAAGGGCCGCAAAAAGGCTAAGAAGCGTTAAGACGGGGCGGCCAATAGCCGCCCCAGATATTTCTATTACTTTGACGGGTCTGTCTTTTCGGCGATGACCCGGTCCGCCGACCACGCCCCGGAACCACCTGCGACGACTGCGGCGGCCAAAGCGATGGCAAGGACAAAGTATTCCAGCCCTTCGCCCTTTTGAGTGCCAAACCAGTTCATAAAGAACCCGTTCTGCGCGTGGACGGTCAATGCGGCAACAAGCATCGTGAATCCAATGGCTAGCGCGCTCAACCGCCCAAAGAGCCCGAGAACGAGGAAGAGCGCGCCAAAGCTTTCGGCCAAGATCGCCAGGATAGCGAGCAAAGGCGGGATGCCCATTTTGTCGTTAAAGGTCTGCACCGTGGCCTGGAAACCGTAACCGCCAAACGCGCCGGTAAGTTTTTGCAGGCCGTGGGGCAAGATGACGATGCCGAGTCCGAGGCGGGCAATGGCGAGGTCGGCACGGGCAGAGGTTTGAGTGAGTTTGTGGACGAGTTCGCGCATGGTTCTGTTCCTAATTTGCGTACGCAAGTGATAATATCGCCCTGTCACTTGCGTTGTCAAGTGAGGTATAAAAAGTCCCATGCCCCCAATCGACTGGCGCAAAAACGCTTGGATCTCGATCCTCTGCGCCTATGAGGTGCTCTACAAGGAGATCAACAAATCCATGGTTGCCGCTGGGTGCGTCGACCTCGCCACTTACGACGCCTTGCTCCATTTAGAAGAGGCCGGTTCATCAGGCGTGGATATGGGCACGTTGTCCGACCGGGTTCTCCTGTCGATTAGCGGAGTTTCGCGCCTGGTGGCGAGGTTGGAACGAGATGGCTTGGTATCAGTCTGCCGCTCGGCAGAGAACCACCGCGTCAAGCTAGTGAGGGCCACCGAGAAGGGATTGCAAGCTCGCGTTGCGGCTTGGGAGGTGTACCGGGGGTTGATCGACCAGCATGTGGGTTTGGTGATTGACGACAGAGAAGCCGAGCAAGTCGCGCAAATTTTGGGACGAGTGGTGCCGTCCTGCGCTTTGGTTGGGTGGAGCGGCCCCAAACCACAGATCAAGTGCCAGGAAGGACAAGGCGGCGGCTGACGCCTGCCCATGTTTCCGAACCGCCCGGAGCGGCTCTCCGATCCAAAAACAGTTCCAAGCCGTTGCCTTCCGGGTCAGCAAAGTAGAGGGCCCAGCTGATGCCGTGGTCAACTGGGTGGCATTCAATCCCCAGTGAATCCAAGCGTTTGGCGAAGGCAAAAAACTCGGATTCGCCCTCGACTTCAAAAGCCACGTGGTAGAGCTTCTGAGCCGAAGGGTTGAAGCCGGTGGCGCTTTCTTGCAGGGCAAGCCGGTGGTGGGCTGTGTCGTTGCTCAAAAACAGGAAGGCGCCCAAGTCCTCGGTGACATTCATATCAAACACCTCCTGATAGAACGCAGCCATTCCTTCGAGTTTGTTGACTTTGAGGTGGACGTGGGAAAGTTTGGGAGCGGGCATCAGGAGTTGCTTTCGAGCTGGCTGATTTTGTTGCGGAGCCGGGCCATGGCGTCTTCAGGAGCGGCGTCTTGCCGCCGCTTCGATTCCCGCAACACTTCCAGGGTCACTTTCAGGCGGTTCAAAAAGTTGCCGCACCGGTGGCATTGACTAGCATGGGCGATGGCATAGAACTTCTTGATCCCGGTGGCGGATCCGTCGGCCACTTGTTGCAAGATGGCTTCCATGTTTTTGCAAGGGGCTGAATCAGAGTCGTGACGTTTCATGGTGGTGTGTCTCCTTAAAGTAGGCTGAGTGAATAGAGCTTGGCGCGGACCTGTTTGCGAGCGCGGAACAAGCGGCTTTTGATGGTGCCAATCGGGACTCCGAGGATGTCTGCGGCTTCATCATAGTTGACTTCTTCGATATCGCAAAGGGTGATGACTTCGCGGTAATCGTCGGCAAGGGAGTCGACGGCTTCAAAGATCCTTTCGACTTCGAATTTGTGGTCCACGGCTTGCCAGAAATTTTCGGTGGCGGGTTCGGCGGCATCATCGAGCTGGGATTCACCGCGCCGTTTTTGTTTGCGGACGGATTGGAAGAATTCGTTGCGGAGGATTGTGATGAGCCAACTTTTGGGGTGGCGTCCATCGAATTTGTCCCAATTGGCAAAGGCGATCCCAATGGTTTGGCTGACCAGGTCTTCGGCGTCGGCATCGTTCCCGGCCAACCGTCGGGCGATTCGGTAAAGGATCTCCAGGTTCTGCTGCAGGGCGTCGCCAACTTTGGGCTTTTCGGGGCGGTTATTCGGCATGTTGCGGATCCTCTCAAAAAGGGTGGTTTGGGGGCAGCAGGGCCACCCCCATTCTGACTTACCGGGCGAGTGTCATCGCTTTGGCGAAGCTTGCTTCGCCGAGGTTGACTTCGGCGAACGAGCACCAGATTTGCACTTTCGCGACGGATTTGATGTAGCTGGGGAGGACGATGTCCCGGTTTTGCTTGTCGCCGGCGATTTTGAGTTGTTGCAGCAAATAGGTGTTTCCTTGCGCATCCACAACTTGCCATGAGGGGGCGGGGGTGCCGGGGATTTTGAAGTCGTCGCTCCATTTGAGGTGGAACTTGTTGTCCATCTTGTAAAGGGTTGCGAACCCTCCGTTGACTTCGACACCTTTGAACTTGCCGGTCTTGCCGAGTTCCATCATTTGCATTTGGCCCATATGGTCGTTTATGGGTTTGTTTTGGGCGTAGGCGGCGTGGGGTGCGGTGGTTGTAGCGATGCCCATCAGAATAAGGGCGGCGGCGAATGAGCTGAGGTTTTTCATAGTTTTGGTTTTCGTGTTTTGATTTGGTTGCGGTGCGGTCGTGGTGCTGGATGTTGGCCCGGCACGGGTTTAGGCGAGGTTGAGGAACGAATCGATGGATGTGTGCTTCTGCTCTTGTTCCGATCGGAGCAGGACAAAGCCGACGACCTTGTTGGCTTTGGTGTCCACAATCGCGACCGAGCGGTAGAGCCAGGCGTCGAGCGACTTGGAAATCCCGACTTTGGATTTGCCCTTTTTCGGGGCCCCAAGGGCTTCAAATGGCGTGTCTTTGGGGAAGGGGCCGACGCTAAGCGTTTCCTTTTTGACCAGCCGGAGTTCAAAGTTCCCGGCGGCGGCTTTGGAAAAGTCGGTTTGCAGGTAGCGCTTGTTGTCGACTTCGATGATCGCGGCCTTGCCGGCAAACGAGCTGGTGCCCTGGACTTTGCCGGACGTGACGGTGATCGTGGCAGGGAGGCCGATCAACTGGCTGGAAACCTGGAGGCTGGTGCGGCGTTTGCCAGAGTCGGCAGGGGCCAATTCCTTTAAGCCGGCACCGCCAAATCCGACGAAGAATCGCTTGCACCAGATCGAGACTCCCCGGTATTGGCTGAGGTCGGTGCCGCTGGGGATTTCGTAATGCTGGTCCCCGATGTTCCCTTTGATGCTGCCCAGGTCGATGAACCCGTTCTTGTTTACCGCGTCCGGGGTGCCGTTGTCGGCTTTAACCAAGTAGACGTGGACGTCGGGGCCGTTGGAAGTGTGGAAGTCTTTGAGGTTGACAAATGTTTTGCCTTCGGCAGAGACCAGTTCGGCAATGCCTTTGGTTTCGTGGGCATAACTTTCAAAAGTGCCGCTGGCGATGATGTTTGCGGCCCCGGAGGTGGAGACCGGGAGTTTTTCGCTCACTGTTTGATTGACAAACAGCAGTTCGGGCCGGAAGGCGGCCCACCCGGCGATGGCCAGGGGGACGGCAGCGATGAGGGCGATTGTTTGTTTGCGCGTGGGCATGGTAGGGGAAGGAATCCCGGCGGGCTTTGTTTCAAAAAAGTTTTTTGGTCCCAACCGGGGGCCCTCCCCCCTTCTCTCCAAAGGGTGCCAACCCAGTTCTTTCCGGTTTGGCGGGCAATGCCGATATACTCAGGCGATGTTGCGCTCTGCCCGGAAGGCTTCGGGGGTCTTGATGGCAATCCTATTGTCGGCGGTTGGCTGGTGCCAAACGGTTCAAACATTCGACATCGCCTTCGATGTGTCCCGCCATGGACTTGCCCACACATTGATTTTCAAAGTGGAGGCGATGGGAGGCCCCAGGCTAGACCAAGTTCTGGCATTTGGCGAATTCAACCCACCAGAGCCGGACGGCCTGGCTCATGACGGGAGGCGTCAAGCCCGAATTGTCCTCAACCGCCCAGTCAAGCTCCGCGACATCCAGCGGTTGCGTTTCAGCGTTCGGGGCGACCGACCGGGCCAAGACATCACGACATCATTTGACTTTCCAAGTTTTGATGTCATCAACCGGACAGATAGCAATGCTGTTATCTTCTCTTTCCGGATGCCGGCCGGCCAAGTGGTGACCATTGACCGGGATCACCCGACCTGGGAGACGCCGATGTGGGAACGGACGTATGACCCGGACGGCACCAAACAGGTTTTGCGGTCTTTGAAGATCAAGATCAACACCGGGGGCGATGACCTGCGGCACGACAGTTCTTGCGGGGCATTGGTCGTCATGCAGGATGGCCGGACGTTCAGGATCAACTTTGGCCGCAGCCTCGGGTTGGGGAGCAATTCCACAGCGGAGTTCACGATCCCGGTGGGATCCGCAGCCATCGACAGCGTGGCCCGGATCCAGGTCTTCAAGTCGATCTACTATTCGTTCACTCGTTTCGAATACCGGCACTTGGCGCCGTTGCAGAAATTCACCAACGCCGACGATTGGGATCTGGCGGGGTTCACGTTGACCGGGGCAACTTCGGACGGCGAAGTCATCTCAAAACGGATCCCCGAACTCGAAGGCCGGTACACCGAAGCGATGCGGTCTTGGTCGAGCGGGCGGCGGATCACGCCCTTCGCTCTCCCGGGCCGACAATCATTCTTCGAAGCGCGGACGGTGGTCGAACTCCTGTTGGATGACAACACCTTTGAGGTTGCAAACAGCGCGGATTTGCCCGAATTGAACGTTTCGGGGTACGTAATCGGCCAGCGGACCGAATTCCCGCTCATCCGCCGGGTCGAGGCGTCCACCCCATTCTTTGCCGCCCATCCTCCGGCGATGTGGTTTGGGGACACCATTTACATGCACAACAACGAATATGGCGGTGCCCACAAGAACTCGGCCATGAGGGCCGAGGGCCGGTTTTGGCGAGTCCTTCCCCACGAACCGCTGCAGGCCTTGAAAGTCAATATCGCAAAATCACCTCAGGCTGATGGCACGTTTGGAGGGCCGTATCAAGGTCGCAGGACGGTGACGATCAAAGCCGTTTACGTGGGCTTTTATGATGGAACGCCGCTAGTAGGGGATTTCTGGCCCTGGCAAGGGGTGAAGACATTGGCGGTAACGGTGCTGGATCCGCCGGTCACTCTCTCTGCGCGGAGGCCCGAAGTCTTGGTTGACGCCATCCACAATTTGCCGCCGAACCCTGGGCGCTAGCGGGCCAGACAAACCATCGTCGCGAAGTGGCACCCGGCCCCGCCGAGCACAAACAGGTGCCACAGCTCGTGAGACGAAAATCTGCCGGGCCAAAGCTTGGGGCGCTTGGTGCCATAGACCACGGCCCCAGCCGTGTAGCAAAGCCCTCCGGCGACGACCCATGCGACGGCGGCCGGCGTAACGGATTGGACGAGGGGGCCAAAAACCGCAACCAGCATCCATCCCATCACGAGATAGAGCGTGAGCCGGAGCCACGTCGGAGTTCTGTCGCGGACGGCGGAAACAACCACTCCGAAGAGTGCAAGGCTCCATTGCAAAGCAATCACGATGTAACCTTGGGGTTTGGGCAATGCCAAAAGGCAGATCGGCGTGTAGGATCCGGCGATCATCACATAAATCGCGCTGTGATCCATGCGCTGGAGCCATTGATGGTCTAGGCGCAGCCAGTGGTAGAGCGCACTGGAGGTGAACATGAAAATGCCCGCCAACCCAAAAACGGCGAACGCGGCGATCGCGACCGGGTTCGGCACAGCCCCAAAGACGAGCACCACGGTTCCAATTCCCATCAGCACCGCCCCGACAAGATGGGAAATGGCGTTGAACGGTTCACGGATGCGGGCCATGGCTTTCAAGCAGATTTTACATTGGCGGTGGTCCGAGCCCCATCGGAGTCGAGCGGTCGCCGGTTGCCGGGGGGCATACTGGGTTGGGATGGGGTCGGGCGCACGGATCGGGGTCGATGAAAGTGGGAAGGGAGACTACTTTGGCCCTCTCGTCATTGCCGCTTGCTTTGTGGCGCCATGGCACGAAGCCGTTTTGGATGGGGTCATGGACTCCAAAAAGTTAACGGACAAAAAGGCCCTTTCCCTGGCGGAAACCATCAAAGCCAACTGCCCGCATTCGGTAATCGCGGTCGGGCCAGAACGATACAACGAGATGCACGCCAAAATGCGCAACCTCAACCGGATTCTGGAGTGGGGCCATGCCAAAGCGATAGAAAACGTGCTGGGGTTGGAGGGGGTCGAAGCCGACTTGGCGATCAGCGACCAATTTGCCAACCCTGCCGGGCTCAAGCGAGTTTTGGCTCTCAAAGGGCTTGCCATTAAGCTGGAAAGCCGGGTGCGGGCCGAATCGGACCTTGCGGTGGCGGCGGCAAGTGTGTTGGCCCGGGCCGAATTCTTGAAGCGGCTTGAAACCCTGGGGGAAGGGATCGGCGTCCCGCTATTGAAGGGCGCCGGTCCAGGGGTGGATCAGCTCGCCAAGAACATCGTGCAGCAACAAGGGGCAACGGTTTTGGCAAAGATTGCCAAGCTCCACTTCAAAACCACGGAAAAAGTGCTGGGTCGGACGGGTGATTGATGGATCACTTTGCCAGGTGTGGAAACAATCAAAGCCTGTCTTCGTCGAATGCATAACGACCGCTGAAAGCGGCATCAAAAGGGACGGGCATAAAGAGAATGAAAATCAGATGGGTGGCGCTGGCTGCGCTGTCGGTGGTTTCGTCCGCAGTTTTTGCGGACCTCGACAAAGTATCAGTCGATTTCGCCCAGGGTAACCGGGGGTGCCCCCACACTTACCGCATCACAATGGAGTTTGTCGGCGGGCGTGATGGCAACTCGGTGGTCAGCAGAGGCACCATCGACCCTCCTGAAACCGCCGGTTTCCCGGCCAACAAGACCAGCCATGTGGTCGTTAACCTTTCGCCGCGCTTGAACCCCCGAATGGTGAAAAGCGTGAGATTGCGCATCCAAGGAGATCGCCCGGGGCAAGACATCACGAGCCCTTGGGATCTCAACGGGTTGCGGATTGAGAACCTGGAAAACCGACGGGTCATGTGGAACGCTACTTCTCTTGGCTGGACATTCGATGCGCGGAACACAACCAAGACTTCCGCCAATTGGGCAACCTATGATGTCGATGGCCGGGCAACGAAGACAAAAAAATGGTCGATCCGAGTCGCAACGGGGGGAGACGACCTGCGCGACGACTCTTCGGCAGGTTTGTTGCTCGTGTTCCGCGATGGCACCAGTGCGCGGGTAGATATCGGCTACGCCAAGGGCTTGAAAGCAAATTCGACTTCGTTGATCAATGTCAACCTCGGCAATACCGAGCAAAGTGTCAACGATCTGATCCAGGCGTACTTGGTTAAGTCGACGGATGCGCTCTTCTTTGGCTTCCAGAACAAATTCCGCGCGTTGGGGTCGCGTGATTTAAATGCCGACACATGGGACGTCCGGGAGTTGACCGCTTTTGCCGAATTGGGAGACCGCGATTCTGTGCAAACCAACCTTCGCAGTTTGCAAGGCACGATCACCGAAGGCATCAAGCAGGCTGTGATGGCAAGCGATTTCCATCCATTGCCGAGCCGCCAATCCCCAGCCGGGATCGGCGTACGGTTGGGTGTGCTTTTGACCGGCAGTTATCCGCAGGATGGTCAAGAGGTGCCGGAAATCCACGCCTTCATCCGGCGGCGGGGGGAACGCGATTTTGTGCGGGTTGCTGGCCGGAGCGCAGCAAACCAGGCCTACATCGGCGGTCGGGGCGCGGTCTGGACAGGCCAAGCCAGTTACATCTCACAAGGACGCCCGAGCCCAGTCTATGAGGCTCAGCAGAACATGCTGTGCGATTTCGCGCCTTGGCGCGATTCGGCCAACCCGATTGAAGAAGTCAAACTCGCCGTCTACGATGGCCCGCGGCCGGGTGGGGTCGTTTCGCAACCGTACTCAGGCAGCCGGTCGGTGTCGATCCGGGGAATATGGCTCGGTGCCCAAGGGAACATCGGCACTCCCTACGGCATGCAGGGCAACAGCGGCGGCGCCTTTTCCCAGGCCCTCATCCACAATTACTTGACGATAGGAATGGATCTGGCGCGGACGGTGACCCTTGACCGCAACCGCCGCGAGGTCACCTATCGGATTAACCACACAATGCCGGGCCAAAGCTAGACTGGTTAAAGCCAAATGTCACGGGACGATTTGAAGAGGTAAACCGTCCCGTGGCTGGTTTCAAAGCATTGGATTTCCGGGTCTCCGCTCTGGCAGACCGGTTGCGAGAGGATCGGGTCGGGGATTTTGGCGATGGCTGGCCCCTGCGCCGGTTGGTTGTTCAACGAAACAATAACGGCTTGGGCGGCCAGGCTGAGGATTTTAATTGTGTAATGAAGGAGGTTGCCCATAGTCTTCTCTTTTATGCGGGTACCGGTGCTAAGCAGCCCTTGGTTCCCGCCTCTTGAAAGGTTAAACGCGCAATAGGCCAGAAGGTTTACAGGTTGCGGTCATAATGGGTCGATGCCGGAGGAATTGCTGGATGCCGCGGGGATGCGCCGCACCCTGTCCCGGTTGGCGCACGAGATCTTGGATGGGAACGGCGGCGCCGAAGAGTTGGCCGTGGTTGGGATCCTCCGCCGGGGTTACCCGGTTGCCAAGCAGTTGGCTTTTTTGATGACCCAAGCCGAAGGGGTGACCATCCCCTGCGGCAAGCTCGACGCCCGCCCTTACCGCGACGACCTCACCGAATCCATCGAGGGTGACCAGACCGAAATCCCGTTCCAAGTGAACGGCCGGAGGGTTGTCTTGGTTGATGAGGTGTTGTTCACGGGCCGGACGGTTCGGGCGGCTTTGGAAGGCGTGATGCATTACGGGCGGCCCAAGACCGTCCAATTCGCAACCTTGATCGACCGGGGCCACCGGGAACTCCCCATCCAGGCCGATTACATCGGACGGCGGGTCGAGACGGAGCGGGGGGACTTCATTGCGGTCAAACTGAATGAGTTCGATGGAGAGGACAGCGTGATTTTGATGCGGGAATCCGAGATGGGGGCAATGCGATGAGCCGGAGTTTGATCGCGATCCGGCATATGGATCCCTCCGAGATCTTGGGATTAGTGGAGCTGGGCCGCAGCTTCAAAGAGGCAGTGGAATCGGGTCGGCCGGTCGATGCAGGTCGACGCCGGACAGTGGGACTGCTGTTCTTCGAAAATTCCACGCGAACCCGTGTGAGCTTTGAGCAAGCGTGCAACTATCTGGATTTCCGCTATGTGAACTTTGGGGGCAGCGGATCCTCGATGAACAAGGGCGAGAGTCTGAAGGACACGATCCTAACGCTTAAGCACGAGCGGTTGGAGGCCGTGGTGATGCGCCACCGGTCCAGCGGGAGCGCGCAGTTGGGCCAAGGGTACTTTGGCGGGCCGCTGATCAATGCGGGCGATGGCCAGCACGAGCACCCGACCCAGGCCCTGGGCGACGCGATGACGGTTTTGGAGCGCAAGGGCCGTCTGAACGGTCTGAAAATCGCAATTGTCGGCGATGTGATGCACAGCCGAGTGGCCCGCAGTAACGGCTGGCTTTTTTCAAAATTGGGCTGCGATGTGCGCTATGTCGGCCCCCGCACCTTGATGCCAACCGCGATGTCCAAACTCCCCGGGGAAGTGTTCTATGACTTGAGGACCGGGATCAGCGGAGCGGATGTGGTCATGTGCCTGCGCCTGCAGCGGGAACGGATGACCGATGGCCGCCTGAGCTCCATCGGCGAATTCCGGCGGCTTTACCAAGTCAACCGGCAAACTCTGAAGTGGGCCGCCGACGACGCCATCGTGATGCACCCAGGCCCCTTGAACCGGGGGGTCGAGGTGGACGACCTGACCGCCGACGGGCCGATGAGTGTGATTTCCAACCAGGTGACGAATGGGGTCTTTGTGAGGATGGCCGCCTTGAAATGGGTTTTTGAAGGAGGGATGAACGGATGAGGACGGTTTTCCGCAACGGTCGGATATTGGATCCGTCGCAAGAACTTGATGTCGTCGGCACGGTAGTCGTCGAAGACGGCCAAGTCTTGGATTTGGGCGAAGACATCGAAGTCGGGGATTTTGACGAGCTTTACGACTGCGAGGGCCTTTGGATCGTTCCGGGTCTTGTCGATCTCCATGCCCACCTCCGCGAACCGGGCGAAGAGCGCCGGGAGACGATCAAAACCGGCACACAGGCCGCTGCGGCGGGCGGTTTCACGACGATCTGTTGCATGCCAAACACGTCACCGCCCCTGGACGCCCCCAGCCTGGTGGATTTCATCATGGACAAAGCGGCCAGCCCGGAAGCGGGGGGCACGTTCGTCCAGCCCATCGGCGCGCTCACGAAAGGATTGGAAGGCCGAGAACTCGCTGACCTCGCTGCCTTGAAGAAGGCTGGTGTCGCGGCGGTAAGCGACGAAGGCGGCCCCATCCAAGATGCCAGCGTGATGATGCGGGCGATGGAATTCTGCCTGCAGCTCGACCTGCCGATCATGGTGCATTCCGAAGACCTGACGCTCAGCGAGGGCGGCAGCATGAACGACGGCCCCACAAGCGCGATGCTCGGCTTAACCGGCATCCCTCGCAGTGCCGAAGAAATCATGATCATGCGCAATGGGGTGCTGGCGCTCAACACCGGGTGCCGGGTTCACTTTATGCGGCTGAGCACTTGGGGCGGGGTCGAAATGGTTCGCCAATTCAAGTATTTGGGGGCTCCGGTGACTTGCGAAGTCTGCCCTCCGCACCTGACGCTGACGGATGAGCACGTCGGCGAATTCGACCCGATCTTCAAAACAACTCCGCCGCTGCGCACAGAAGTGGATATCGACATCTTGATGCAAGGCCTGGCCGATGGGACGATCGATGCGATTGCCAGCGACCACTCGCCCTATGCCCCATTTGAAGTCGAAGTGCCGTTTGAAGATGCGCCGATGGGCATGTCCACGTTGGAATCCACCCTTGGCATCGTGCTCACCCACGTCACACACAAAGGGATCCTCAGCCCGCTCGAGACGATCCGTAAACTCAGCACCGCCCCGGCCGAGATTTTGAATCTGGATGCCGGGAGCCTTGTGCCCGGAAAAACTCCGGTTGCCCAAATCACGGTGATCGATCCGAATGTGGAATGGGTTTTTGATGCGACCCGCACTTTTTCGCTGGGCAAAAACTCCCCGTTCCACGGCTGGGCGCTCCGCGGCAAGGCGGTTGTGACGTACTGTGGGGTGGAGGTGTACCGCGATCCGTTGTTCGCCGAGGAGCGCTATGCGCTGTCGCTGGCTTAGCCTGTCGCCGCTGTTGCTGGGTTTGGGCGGGTGTTACATCTCCCAATTGCCAGATCCGAACGATGTTCAGGGGGCCCAGCGGTTCGATGCCGAGATCATGCAACGGAACATCGCCACGGCCTATTCCACGCTGGATCTCCGCGTGCAACGGGGCGAGATGACACCGCAAGACCGGGATCGGCACATCAAAGAGCTAGTCGACCGCATTGCCGGGTACATCAAGCCGGATGATGTCCGGGATGCTGAAGCGTGGCGGGTGGCCGATATCTACCGTCAGGCCGGGGATCTTGACAATGCCAAAAAATTCTACGAACGGGCAATCAAGGTTGCTAAAACCGAAGACCGGCGG
This window of the Armatimonadota bacterium genome carries:
- the pyrR gene encoding bifunctional pyr operon transcriptional regulator/uracil phosphoribosyltransferase PyrR, coding for MPEELLDAAGMRRTLSRLAHEILDGNGGAEELAVVGILRRGYPVAKQLAFLMTQAEGVTIPCGKLDARPYRDDLTESIEGDQTEIPFQVNGRRVVLVDEVLFTGRTVRAALEGVMHYGRPKTVQFATLIDRGHRELPIQADYIGRRVETERGDFIAVKLNEFDGEDSVILMRESEMGAMR
- a CDS encoding aspartate carbamoyltransferase catalytic subunit, which translates into the protein MSRSLIAIRHMDPSEILGLVELGRSFKEAVESGRPVDAGRRRTVGLLFFENSTRTRVSFEQACNYLDFRYVNFGGSGSSMNKGESLKDTILTLKHERLEAVVMRHRSSGSAQLGQGYFGGPLINAGDGQHEHPTQALGDAMTVLERKGRLNGLKIAIVGDVMHSRVARSNGWLFSKLGCDVRYVGPRTLMPTAMSKLPGEVFYDLRTGISGADVVMCLRLQRERMTDGRLSSIGEFRRLYQVNRQTLKWAADDAIVMHPGPLNRGVEVDDLTADGPMSVISNQVTNGVFVRMAALKWVFEGGMNG
- a CDS encoding sigma-70 family RNA polymerase sigma factor, with product MPNNRPEKPKVGDALQQNLEILYRIARRLAGNDADAEDLVSQTIGIAFANWDKFDGRHPKSWLITILRNEFFQSVRKQKRRGESQLDDAAEPATENFWQAVDHKFEVERIFEAVDSLADDYREVITLCDIEEVNYDEAADILGVPIGTIKSRLFRARKQVRAKLYSLSLL
- a CDS encoding VOC family protein: MPAPKLSHVHLKVNKLEGMAAFYQEVFDMNVTEDLGAFLFLSNDTAHHRLALQESATGFNPSAQKLYHVAFEVEGESEFFAFAKRLDSLGIECHPVDHGISWALYFADPEGNGLELFLDRRAAPGGSETWAGVSRRLVLPGT
- a CDS encoding DM13 domain-containing protein — protein: MPTRKQTIALIAAVPLAIAGWAAFRPELLFVNQTVSEKLPVSTSGAANIIASGTFESYAHETKGIAELVSAEGKTFVNLKDFHTSNGPDVHVYLVKADNGTPDAVNKNGFIDLGSIKGNIGDQHYEIPSGTDLSQYRGVSIWCKRFFVGFGGAGLKELAPADSGKRRTSLQVSSQLIGLPATITVTSGKVQGTSSFAGKAAIIEVDNKRYLQTDFSKAAAGNFELRLVKKETLSVGPFPKDTPFEALGAPKKGKSKVGISKSLDAWLYRSVAIVDTKANKVVGFVLLRSEQEQKHTSIDSFLNLA
- a CDS encoding winged helix-turn-helix transcriptional regulator, which gives rise to MPPIDWRKNAWISILCAYEVLYKEINKSMVAAGCVDLATYDALLHLEEAGSSGVDMGTLSDRVLLSISGVSRLVARLERDGLVSVCRSAENHRVKLVRATEKGLQARVAAWEVYRGLIDQHVGLVIDDREAEQVAQILGRVVPSCALVGWSGPKPQIKCQEGQGGG
- a CDS encoding dihydroorotase — encoded protein: MRTVFRNGRILDPSQELDVVGTVVVEDGQVLDLGEDIEVGDFDELYDCEGLWIVPGLVDLHAHLREPGEERRETIKTGTQAAAAGGFTTICCMPNTSPPLDAPSLVDFIMDKAASPEAGGTFVQPIGALTKGLEGRELADLAALKKAGVAAVSDEGGPIQDASVMMRAMEFCLQLDLPIMVHSEDLTLSEGGSMNDGPTSAMLGLTGIPRSAEEIMIMRNGVLALNTGCRVHFMRLSTWGGVEMVRQFKYLGAPVTCEVCPPHLTLTDEHVGEFDPIFKTTPPLRTEVDIDILMQGLADGTIDAIASDHSPYAPFEVEVPFEDAPMGMSTLESTLGIVLTHVTHKGILSPLETIRKLSTAPAEILNLDAGSLVPGKTPVAQITVIDPNVEWVFDATRTFSLGKNSPFHGWALRGKAVVTYCGVEVYRDPLFAEERYALSLA
- a CDS encoding DoxX family protein, which translates into the protein MRELVHKLTQTSARADLAIARLGLGIVILPHGLQKLTGAFGGYGFQATVQTFNDKMGIPPLLAILAILAESFGALFLVLGLFGRLSALAIGFTMLVAALTVHAQNGFFMNWFGTQKGEGLEYFVLAIALAAAVVAGGSGAWSADRVIAEKTDPSK
- a CDS encoding hemolysin III family protein, encoding MARIREPFNAISHLVGAVLMGIGTVVLVFGAVPNPVAIAAFAVFGLAGIFMFTSSALYHWLRLDHQWLQRMDHSAIYVMIAGSYTPICLLALPKPQGYIVIALQWSLALFGVVVSAVRDRTPTWLRLTLYLVMGWMLVAVFGPLVQSVTPAAVAWVVAGGLCYTAGAVVYGTKRPKLWPGRFSSHELWHLFVLGGAGCHFATMVCLAR
- the rnhC gene encoding ribonuclease HIII: MGSGARIGVDESGKGDYFGPLVIAACFVAPWHEAVLDGVMDSKKLTDKKALSLAETIKANCPHSVIAVGPERYNEMHAKMRNLNRILEWGHAKAIENVLGLEGVEADLAISDQFANPAGLKRVLALKGLAIKLESRVRAESDLAVAAASVLARAEFLKRLETLGEGIGVPLLKGAGPGVDQLAKNIVQQQGATVLAKIAKLHFKTTEKVLGRTGD